A stretch of Megalobrama amblycephala isolate DHTTF-2021 linkage group LG14, ASM1881202v1, whole genome shotgun sequence DNA encodes these proteins:
- the LOC125246201 gene encoding cystatin-B-like, whose protein sequence is MSNWSPVKPVTSGMTEFCNLVKPEIEEMAGKTFDVYTPVSFAYKPLVGGMDYAINVNVGNVCVHAMATETLPYGEKRTVLRIQHPKALTDPLKPF, encoded by the exons ATGTCAAACTGGAGCCCAGTGAAGCCTGTCACTTCAGGGATGACGGAATTCTGCAATCTG gtGAAGCCAGAGATAGAGGAGATGGCTGGAAaaacttttgatgtttacaCTCCTGTAAGTTTTGCTTATAAGCCTCTGGTAGGAGGAATGGACTATGCGATCAAT gTGAATGTTGGAAATGTGTGCGTTCATGCGATGGCAACTGAAACTCTCCCCTATGGAGAGAAACGGACTGTGCTCAGAATCCAGCACCCTAAAGCCCTCACTGACCCTCTGAAACCCTTCTGA